TTGCTCTTGCCCGCTTCCAAGATCTTACTTTCGTACATCACTCCATTAATCACAtaattctcttcttcctctacatCATGTCCATCTCGACGATTGGGCTGTAAGAATTTACGATTTAACCAATCTTGTACCTGTTTATCTGGCGGTGAACCgaattctccttcttcgtcccCTGGGGTAGGGATAGAGACGATAGTGTGAAAAGCAGGTAAGAAagttgattctgatgatgCCTGAGGTGAGAGGAATGGTCCAACATGTTTAATTATTGATAATAAAAATGTCGATGGTGAAAAGAAATTGTCTTTGGTTCTTTCAGCCTATAACATAAACCAACAAAgacaaagtcagctcaatTACCCAAGTATAGGACGAGGTCAAGCTCACATGATTGATTTCAATGTCAATTTGAAGACTATCCAATCGTTCGATCTCTAATGACATGTCAATATCACTTATAGGAGTCGTCGTATCACTCCTGGATACAGCCGGTAAAGATGAGATAGACTTGCTCAATCCCATTCCATTGAGGTAGGTGTACATGTTGACACGCTTCTTCTCTGATTGTTCTCTATTCTGTCGTTGAAGCTTAGCCCAGGATTTCCAATACCTTATAGCTCGTCTGGTGAGATACCTTCtcttcaattcctccaaCACGGCCACTCTTGCGATTCGTTCAGTCTCATGATCGACCAGCTGGTGGAATACTCCTTGAGACCAATGCAAGATGGCTTCTGAGCGTAGGACTTTCCGACGTTGATATTCCGTAGCTGCTTTTTGCTGTTTCACATATCTAGTGAGGTCTGCCGAAAGGTGATCTTCAATCATGGATTGAATCACCTCGTCAACCAACATATCGCATATTTCCGGTAAGGCATTGAGTTGCTCTTCTCGTTGTTTGTGAACATCTGCAAGTGATTTACGCAAGACACTGGAAGACAGTTTCGCTGTTGAGGAGGAGAGTACGGATGATGCCGTTCTTTTCCTTTGTCGAGTGGGCGAGAACGTGGACTCAGTCAAAGGTGAAGTAGCCACTGAAGAGATCGGTTTGGGTACGCTGAAAGGTGGTAATGTCGGTGAAGCGGCTTTGGTGGGAAGTAGTGGTGGTAGGGATGGAACCGGGGcggtggatgatgatggcaaCGATGTAGCAGCAGGCGAAGGCGCAGAGAAGAAACCGGCAGATGAGAAAAGCGGGGCTTTGGCTGGTGGAGCAGAGTCCTCTTCTGCTGatcgcttcttctttgagCTGGTTTTTGGAGCCTGTTGAGGTGTAAAAGTGAAAGACGGGGAGGGGGCTGCTGGCTTGTCTTGAGGGGCGACCTTGTTGAAGATACTATCGGTACGATTCAGGGCATCGCCTACTTCTTTCGTTGTGTATGGGTATGGCTCAGCGAATATGCCCTTAGTGGGACCTGCTAGTAGAGGTGGAGGACCGGGAATGAGTTCCTTATTCTTCTTTGCTATCACATCGGGGTGATCGGGAGGGGGACAGAATGACTTGAAGATTGTGGGTTCTGTCTTGGGTACCCGCTGAACAGGAGCGGGAGCAGGCGAACGTGGAGGCTTGAACGAGAATGCAGACGTCGATGTTGGAGTGGAAATAAATGTGGGTTTTGGCGCGGTAAATACGTTCGTTGCAGTGGGTCGTGTTGGTTGGATGTTTGTCGTTCCTTCGATTTGAACACCAGCTTGTCCATTCACTATATCCACATAGCTTGCATTCCCTCTCTTTTCCGtgatcaacttccatcttctaGTATGTGGAGCATCTTTATTATCATCGTATGGTGAACCGAGATTAATCAGAGCACCAATAGGTCCGCTGTCATCTTCGTAAATCTCGAAACCAAATCTTCTTGAAATATCAATCGATTCTTGATCCGGATTCTTATTGAGgaaatcaatatcatcccaaGCCGAATCTTCattttcttgttcttcacATCCCAATATCCTATTCAACGTATTGAgcaagatcatcttcctttctatgatttctcccatctcattGACTCTAATTGCATCAGTCTTTAAAGCAGGATAAGGTCTTCTTAATGCTCTGATTGCgcttctcctcatctcccttaATCGGATCTCCACCAAACATGCTAATAAATAAGGTATCTTGGGTTGTTTGAGCAACTTGACAAATCTCGTTATCAGATTCATCCCTAGTTCGGCATTATGTTTAGATCCTTCTTTCTGAGTATCAAAGTTTCTCTGAGCGGCTCGTCGGATTTCCCATGCCATTTTGACTAGAGGGTGATCGAGGATGAGTGATGGAAGCTCTGAAAATGGGATGGAAACGGATTTCGAATTGAGGTCGTAGATTAACATGTAAGCTGTAAATTCAGCTTCGTTAGGACATGGCGCTTCGATGCCTAGTTCTTCTCGTCGATCGTTATAGTGTTGTCGTAGACTCGTGAAACCTTTATTTTCCAGTTTCGCCAATCAGTCATATAGTATCTACTGTTATTTCTAAACACTTACATCGGTTCAATTCGGCAGAATCGATATGCATATCGACATTCGTcccactttcttcttgtaATTCCCTCAAACACAGGATATGCCATCTTGCGATCCTCTCGAAGCTTGCTATAGCCTCTTCATGTCCCCAGCTACTCTGCATGGCGAACTCTTTCCTTATGGCTCTAGTTCTATCACGGATGAATCCAGCCGAGTATCCCAGGGCTTTCCGAGGTGTAGCGGGCGACGTTGAAGTGGAAGGGGGGAGCGTTGGCATGATGACGGAAAATAGGTAATCGAGTGTTCGCTGAACACCATACCAAACTTAAGCACTGCTGCTTATGGCAATAAGGGCGTGGGGAGACTCACGACGAGAGTAGCTGGAGTTCTCAGATCCGAAGGTAAGATAGCAGAATCACCATGACCTGCACCAGCATCTGATCTAGAATAGGCAGCGACGGCTTTTGAGGGGTCCATCCTTCCTTCGGATCCCTACGATAACACAAGAGCATCAGCCATCTTCGACTCCCTTCAATGGTGTCTTGTAATTTGACACTGCGACTGACCATCTTCTCAAATGGATGAACTTCTCTCGTATATTCTCTAAATTCCCTCTCATACTCTGAACACATCATTTCACAAGTACCTCGCATATCCACCGCATCTCCCAATTCAGTCTTACCGACTTTGATCAATCCCTGTTGCTCGAATgccttcctctctttgatACGCATCTCCTCGAGCTATACACCCCAAAGAAGCAGGATCAGCTCAAAGTCCTCTGTTCATTTTGTTCTAGCTTTATGAAGATCCGTACCTGCTTGTACCTGTTGCCCGGTAAGACTTTATTGAACCTTGCTGCTCGAGCAGCGAGTTTGGAAGCCTTACGAGAATCATCCTCGCCATCTGGGTTCCCGGAGTCCAGGGCGGATATAGCAGCAGGCATGGTGGACCGTAGGTTGCTGTGCCGAAAGCGACGGACAGTGATCACTCGGGAAGTCGAGCTGTTCGAATCTTGTTATTGTGGGTAAAGAGCCATCTGCGGATGATCTCTTGTAGTACCACCGCTTGTCTTCCAGCGGACTTGGCCTTCTGCTTGTCAATGGTTGTGATCTCTTCTCTGCTATTGAGATTGGTCTGGAGGATAGAGCACCACCTCAGAATCGTCTTTCGATATTCGAGATTCGCGTCATGTCATGTTGTAACCTAACAATCGTTATCACACACCCATAAAGCACCACGTGGGACTTGAATGATGTGGCATTCATTTGGGTATATgcctttctttcttttcgaCCATCCCCGACCGTCAGTGAGAAGTCAATGTAAAAAGGTCTGAAAACATCAAACACATATCATATCCATGTGCAATTTCTGAACTGATATAGTCTGCTCAGATCAGTCAACAGCAACATGGCCCGACCGTTGAGATCTATATTCACTGGTGAGCTGAATTTTCACCAATTGACCGAATGATCgaaccaagctgacatttctTCTCAGTCGCCCAGACATCTATCGCTGGACCATCTTCCCTCAGACCTTTGAACCCTTCCCTAAAAGTTGCGTCGCCTTATCAGAATCAAGTCCGAACGTGagtcaatcaaatcaatcgCATCTCCAAATCAGAATTGCAGTAGTACGTGTACTCAAAGTATGTTATACCTATCATAGCGCATTCAACCTGTCCGGATGGGATCGATACCTACCTAAACTCCCTCGATGGACGGAaaatgagaaggaaaaagaagcTACCGCAAATGCCTCGCAGGGTCAAGctgaggaaggaggagtgaAGATGGTCGAAGATAAAGGTGTGGCTACCAGCGAGGAAGGGTCGACGGGCGGTTTGTTCGACGAATTCTCGAAagataaggaggaagatggaacagggaagaaaaggaggaagagaggtgatGTACCTTGGACCGAGGTGAGTAATGCCTCTGAAAGCTGTCCATGGTGTGGGCTCCCTGTACCTAAATCGAGAGACAGACATTtccatcgatcgatccatACCTTACAAAAACATAATATTATGagttgactgactgattgacACCATTTCCGACTCCTGTGATAGCACAAATACTCTTCAGCCTTACATAAAATCTCGCACCGAAAACTTAACGATCTCTCTCGACAAATATCCAACTTACCCATCGACGAGGCTATCGTCCAAATGCAATTCTCTGAAAAGAGACCTTCATCATGGATCAAATCGACTTTAGCATTATCAAGGGATCACGCAATGGACAAAGGTCTGGATAGATCGAAATTGGTTGTTGGTAAGTCTATACACATCGTCGTTTCAATTGTGTTTGTACTGATTCGTGGTTATTAGCCGAAACATGGGTATCTAAAGGACCTAAGATCGCTCGACTGGATATTaaaggaagaggtaaatACGGTATcaaacatcatccatcttccaaaatCCACGTTGTCCTAAGAGAAGGTAAAACCCACGAAGAGAAATTGCAAGATAAGTTTATCAAAGATTTAAGGAAGGTTAGAAGTGCAGGTGTGGTTagggaagatgggaaaatAAGGAGGAAAGTGGTCAGTGGATGGACTTGGTAGTTCTTAGTATTTCACTATGCATACATCATATTAAATCAATCATCCTGCGTTCTCGCTCTGGGATTGAGGAGAAGATTTTTGCGCATTCAAATGAATTTGGTCAATCATGGTGCAGTTGCAGAAAGACACAAATCGGCCTTTAAATGTATAGGATTGTCATGTGTAGAGTGTAATTTCCACATCAATTCATGTAGCATATCGATGCATTTACTGcatatttatatatattCCTTCTTCCGCCCTGATCTCTATCCTTGTACTAACACCCATTCTTATGCCTTTTGACTGTTTACAATATCGATGAACTCAGGTTTGAGAGAAGCACCACCAACAAGGAAACCATCAATGTCAGGTGCGTTGGCTATAATTGATGTAAAACACAAGATTGTCAGTCATATACTTCAACAACCCTTCGgtcatcttcaaattcacTCACAAAGATCGGTACAGTTCTTTCCATTGACACTTCCACCGTAGATGATTCGGGTGTTATCAGCAACAGATTGAGAGATTCTCTTGGCGAGCCATTGTCTAATTTGCTCGTGGGTCTCTTGAGCTTGCTCTTTGGTGGCTACTTTACCTGTACCGATGGCCCATACAGGTTCGTCTATCCAAGATTGTTCCTATCAGCTACGTGCTTGATCCCTCAGACGAAGGCAGGGTGTCAAAAGCTAACTTACAAGCAATGACGATGTTTCTGcaaaagaaaggatattaGGTCAGTCAATCTAATGTCAGACTTGAGTTGGGAAGACTAGGTTTACTCACTTCCATTCAGATTCGGAGATCTCCTTGGCGATAGCTTCGAGTTGTCTCTCAACTACTGATTGGGTTTTACCTGATTCTCTCTCTTCGAGGGATTCACCGATACATGCGATGACGCTTAATCCAGCTTCGATGGCGGCTTTGGTCTGGTGAAGTGGGGAAAGGTCAGTATGTACGGAATAAACAAGAGATATTGAAATAGGGATGTAGATGCCTCTCATTCCAAGTGTATCTCTCTCTGTCTGTGGATCTCCagatatcatatatcatgaCGAGTCTTCCTAAACCCCCCTCCTAATCTTTTCATGGTCATTCATAATCccaccaactcaccttatcgGCCACGAGCTTATCGGTATCACCAAAcaaacttcttctctcgGAATGACCGAGGATAACCCAATGGACGTTGGCATCTTTGAGTTGGTTGGGTGAGATCTCACCGGTGAAAGCACCTGATTTCTCAGTGTATGAATTTTGAGCTGATACTTGAGCGGGGGGTTTAAGCTCTTCTTGGATTTTGAGAAGGTATAAAGCTGGAGGAGCAACGACGAGCTCTGCAATACATGGCAATAAACCATTTCAGCCATAAAGCTcatagaggtggatgatagtAAACCGTTAGAGGGAAACGAATGAACCGCTTCCTATATAGAATACCAAGGAGAAACACCAGAACAACGACGACTTACCAGTAGATCCATCAAAGTTGGCTTCGTTAATTCTAGAAACGATAGTCTCAACCTCTGTGAGAGTACCGTTCATCTTGAAGTTACCTCTGTGGGCCGTAAGAAATAGCTTTAGCGATATTTCTCATGACGCTTTTCAAAGATTTGACCATTCATGGGATTGAAGACCGGAAGCAAGAGGGCAACTCACCCGACGAAGAATTTCCTGTTAGCTACCATTTTGACTGTTGTGTTTATGCGTCTCTTGAATAGGTATGAGTATGAAGTGAGAGTGAATTTGAGTATTTTgcagatggatggatgaattggaatgTAAGAGAATAACCAGATAACCCCACGTCGTACTCGTACTTATGACGAAACATTCCACATTCCATCCACAACCGAATGGTGAATCTGTGAATCTGGCAACAAGCGGTAATGGTTTCGTGGGGTCTCCAACTCCCTCTGCGGACAAAACCCGAAATGACCGAATGTGgcatatcataccatacacATCATGTGTCTGTGTCCTTGTTGACAAGATATAATCATGACAGCGAAAGACCTTTGACTCATTTCACAATCTTGTTGATACAGCCAGACCATATACATATTCACGAGCGATCAGAGTGGACATAAATATAGGAAAGAGACAAGATAAGATGCCACCTCTTCGATCAAAGAAATCAAAGCAGAGTAGAGTGAGcattcccttctctcattcTCTCTTCCCCGCTTCTCGTCAATACAAGGATaattgctgatgatgtatcCCACTCCAGTTCCCAATCGTAAGCTTCTTCCAACGCACAGCGCAGCTCGAGATGTAGcttatcattcatttctAATCGTCGAGATAGGCTCGTATAAAACGTATAATGCAATTGGACGAGGAAGTGGGTAAACTCGCTTCTGCAACCCCAGTAATGATATGTAAGTACACCTATAGTCAACTTACGTGTCCGTTTGCTCCCTATATGGACtaatagctgatattctgTCAAATCATAGCCAAATCATTGGAATGTTTCATGCAGCAGCTTATAGATGAGACGTGTAAAGAGACAAGATCGAGgggatcgaagaagatgactgCTTATCATCTGTGAGTTGGTAGTGTATGAATATACGGCCGGCAAGAAGGAATGGTTGTACTTGAAGGTCGTTTAGCTGCCAGATTACTGGATTTGATTTGTCACAAACGGAATGCATACTAATTTATCAGTTTGTTCATTGATATATAGAAAACACATGATCAACTCCAATCCTACATTCGATTTCCTCCGTGAAATAGTCGAATCCATACCCGATCCAATCGTCTCAGAACCAAAAGCAGGTCCATCTAAACCTCGTAAAGTTTCCAACCCCAATCCGAATACATATGATCCTctcggaggaggtggtgggcCAGTGAAaaggagaacgaagaaagataaagatggtaATGGCAATGGTGGACAACAAGAAATGTACATGGCTCAACaaccacctgcacctgctcTCAACCCCAATAGTCTGCCGAATATCGGTACGTGGAAGAGAGATTTTACAGGGACGGGTGGGACGGGTGAGAATGGGAGAGGGATATTCGATGATtatgaagaggatgaggatgattatTAGTTATGAAATAGGAGAGAGGTAAAGAATAGATGTTGGAAGGAGAGGTGATGCCGAGTGCTGAGTGATCTTTGACTCGTGATGAACTTGGGAGACTGGGTAGATGTAGAAGGATCAAAGTGGCATGGATAAATGGGAGACAATTATTGTACATTATATATGATATTACGATGTAGACATGAAGATGTCATGTATATTATTCATATGTCAACTTATCGAGAATGATGACAATCAGGATGACAATCAGGATAACAAATTGTACTGAGCTTGATACGTCGTCCCATTTCACCGGATGACTGCAAGTGCACTGAATAGTCAAGTGCTGTTTTGACTGCTTGTCAtataatatacatacacaaTTGTCGTTCCTGGTCTATATCTTCGCCTGGTCAGGTGGACTACTTGGACCCTCTAGCGATTTCAGcctttcttcacctgctACAGAGATCAACTGGGCAAGGATCTTATCTCCGTCTAAATGTGATAATGGAAGTGTCTGGGATGGTGTACCGTCTGGATCGACCGCAACAAATGTCAGCAAGAAATTCTGTCCTGTCCAGATAATTATGATTTGGTTCCGATCAATTTTCAATTTGACGAGCTTCTTAAGCATCGTATTGTCTCctccatcctttccttttttATGCTTTGGCAGGAATTCGGTACTCACCAAAatcaatcttcatctctgGTTTAGGCATGATCCCATTCTCCCACACTGCACCTTTATCAGGTGAATTGGGGTTTTTATGCTTAGCTCGTGGATCAGGTATACGATGGACGTTTATGCTTAGATTGGGGTTGGAGTAAGATAATCGTGGGAGATGAGTTCGGATGAATTGTCTGTATAAAGGAAACTAGTTAGCTAAATACCAGATGACATCGGTGATCCTAGGATCCTAGGATTGTGAGGTGTAGTAtctgataatgatgaaggtgaagagatatACTCTGATGACCGAGACGTTTCACTCACCTAGGTCCAGCCTCTGAATTCTTAGCTACAAACCTCAAAAGGACACTCCTGACATCATTGGAAAGTACCAAGTTATCCGTACTGGTCCGTAGGGTATTGACGGCTTCTCTGAGTGGTAGTCTCCgtaaagaggatgaagct
The nucleotide sequence above comes from Kwoniella europaea PYCC6329 chromosome 1, complete sequence. Encoded proteins:
- a CDS encoding triose-phosphate isomerase gives rise to the protein MVANRKFFVGGNFKMNGTLTEVETIVSRINEANFDGSTELVVAPPALYLLKIQEELKPPAQVSAQNSYTEKSGAFTGEISPNQLKDANVHWVILGHSERRSLFGDTDKLVADKTKAAIEAGLSVIACIGESLEERESGKTQSVVERQLEAIAKEISESEWKNIVIAYEPVWAIGTGKVATKEQAQETHEQIRQWLAKRISQSVADNTRIIYGGSVNGKNCTDLSNAPDIDGFLVGGASLKPEFIDIVNSQKA